One genomic region from Prunus persica cultivar Lovell chromosome G3, Prunus_persica_NCBIv2, whole genome shotgun sequence encodes:
- the LOC109948272 gene encoding receptor-like protein 12 produces the protein MGMESWWSKFISVCSFILLLLNATHCFSPAQNEALGQVDECSALLQFKESFAINKSVSADPLAYPKVSFWTREGDGNRSNCCSWDGVECDEDFGHVVGLDLRSSCLYGSINSSNTLFRLVHLQWLDLSDNHFNFSQIPSRFGDDLSNLTYLNLSNSLFSGEIPPEISKLSKLSTLDLSFNYHKVKVYDDSFPLKLTNANMRSLVQNLTAIKQLHLNWVEMYSTVPDILVNASSLTSLQLGVCVLNGEFPIGIFHLPNLEVLDVNGNSYLTGYFPNFNRSNALKKLNVANTNFSGQLPNSLGNLHSLTTFAISLCNFHPNVPSSSLANLTQLGYLSMSTFNDVSKGKLSVSFSWVGKLTKLYHLSLGDTNIKGEFPSFVSNLTQLEFLDLSDNEISGQIPSWLMKLTQLTTLSLGDNNLQGPIPRSLFQLKNLEYLSLSSNNLSGLVEFDQFSKLKKLKRLLLSDNMLSVEIRNDLSATLPKLQTLALGSCNLTEFPNFLKNQSELTKLDLSENYIHGPIPKWLWNATIETLWGLRLYDNFLTGFDQYPGILPWTNLNYLGLGSNMLQGPLPIPPQSIRLYDVENNEYTGEISPLFCNFSNLQVLRLSNNSLSGMLPQCLGNSSVLEVLGLHNNFFNGYIPPICPSKTSLRIVDFSYNQLQGKLPRGVMNCTQLNVLNFANNQMSDIFPSWLGALPELRSLILRSNGFHGVIGKPATKHEFPNLRIIDLSNNGFSGMLPSNYFEIWNSMKYVDENQQTYFEVDTDVVGGSYFQSDYAMTISGKGVQLKYEKTPYLLTVIDLSSNRFEGEIPEGPVGNLRGLVLLNLSNNSLTGHIPSSLGDLAFLESLDLSQNQLSGRIPSNLAQLTFLAYFNVSHNHLSGPIPLGKQFDTFQEDSYEGNSGLCGKSLPKKCEDSESSTRPPSSIVGDDEDSVFQIALDWYVVVPGVVSGLIVGVVVGNIWTTKKHEWFVETFSRRRKPRSTRARRGRRT, from the coding sequence ATGGGAATGGAATCGTGGTGGTCGAAGTTTATTTCTGTATGTAGTTTTATTTTGCTATTACTCAATGCCACTCACTGTTTTTCACCTGCACAGAATGAGGCACTTGGCCAGGTTGATGAGTGCTCAGCCTTGCTGCAGTTCAAGGAAAGCTTTGCAATTAACAAGTCTGTTTCTGCAGATCCTCTTGCTTATCCGAAGGTTTCATTTTGGACGCGAGAAGGAGATGGGAATCGGAGTAATTGTTGTTCATGGGATGGTGTTGAGTGTGATGAAGACTTTGGCCATGTTGTCGGCCTTGATCTCCGTAGCAGCTGTCTCTACGGTTCTATCAATTCCAGCAACACTCTCTTCCGCCTTGTTCACTTGCAGTGGCTTGACCTCTCAGATAATCACTTCAATTTCTCTCAAATACCATCAAGGTTCGGTGATGATCTTTCGAATCTAACATATCTCAACCTTTCAAATTCCTTGTTTTCCGGAGAAATTCCACCAGAAATTTCAAAGTTATCGAAGCTGTCTACCCTTGATCTGTCTTTCAATTATCACAAAGTTAAAGTTTATGATGATAGTTTCCCTTTGAAACTGACCAATGCCAACATGAGAAGCCTGGTTCAGAACTTGACCGCCATAAAACAACTTCATCTTAATTGGGTAGAGATGTACTCCACTGTGCCTGATATCTTGGTCAATGCATCTTCTCTCACATCTCTCCAACTTGGCGTTTGTGTGTTGAATGGGGAATTCCCAATTGGCATCTTCCACCTACCAAACTTAGAGGTTCTTGATGTGAATGGTAACTCATACCTTACCGGTTATTTTCCTAACTTTAACAGGAGCAATGCCCTCAAGAAATTGAATGTTGCCAACACGAATTTCTCTGGCCAACTGCCTAACTCCCTCGGAAACCTTCATTCCTTGACTACTTTTGCCATCTCATTGTGTAATTTTCATCCCAATGttccatcttcttcattgGCAAACCTTACCCAACTCGGTTACCTTTCCATGTCTACATTTAATGACGTTTCCAAAGGCAAGCtatctgtttctttttcttgggttGGAAAACTAACCAAACTCTACCACTTGAGCCTTGGAGATACCAACATAAAGGGAGAATTCCCATCTTTTGTGTCTAACCTGACACAACTTGAATTTCTAGACTTGTCCGATAATGAAATATCTGGTCAAATCCCATCTTGGCTTATGAAGTTGACCCAGTTAACCACTCTAAGCCTTGGCGATAACAATTTGCAAGGACCAATTCCTAGGTCGCTCTTCCAACTCAAAAATCTTGaatatctttctctttccagTAATAACTTGAGTGGGTTGGTTGAGTTTGATCAGTTTTCCAAGCTCAAAAAGTTGAAGCGCCTTCTATTATCGGACAACATGTTATCTGTGGAGATCAGAAATGATTTAAGTGCTACTCTTCCAAAGCTTCAAACTCTAGCACTGGGCTCCTGCAACTTAACAgagtttccaaattttttgaaaaatcaatCCGAATTGACTAAGCTAGACCTTTCTGAGAACTATATTCACGGCCCAATACCGAAATGGCTATGGAATGCAACTATTGAAACTTTGTGGGGACTCCGTCTCTATGACAACTTTTTGACAGGATTTGACCAATATCCAGGCATTCTCCCATGGACAAATCTGAACTATCTGGGTCTTGGGTCTAACATGTTACAAGGACCTCTGCCAATTCCCCCGCAATCAATCAGATTATATGATGTCGAAAACAACGAATATACTGGAGAAATTTCACCCCTGTTCTGCAACTTCAGTAATCTCCAAGTTCTCAGGTTGTCCAACAACAGCCTCAGTGGCATGCTTCCACAATGTTTGGGTAACTCTAGTGTTTTGGAAGTATTGGGCCTgcataacaatttttttaatggataTATTCCTCCAATATGTCCAAGCAAAACTAGTCTGAGAATTGTTGATTTTAGTTATAATCAGTTGCAGGGGAAGCTACCAAGAGGGGTGATGAATTGTACTCAGTTAAATGTTCTTAATTTTGCAAACAATCAGATGAGTGACATCTTCCCATCTTGGTTAGGGGCACTTCCAGAATTAAGGAGTCTCATTTTGCGGTCCAATGGATTTCATGGCGTAATTGGGAAGCCTGCAACTAAACATGAATTCCCAAATTTGCGCATCATTGACTTATCTAACAATGGTTTCTCAGGTATGTTGCCCTCTAACTACTTCGAGATTTGGAATTCCATGAAATATGTTGACGAAAACCAGCAAACTTACTTTGAAGTAGATACGGATGTCGTCGGTGGAAGTTACTTTCAAAGTGATTACGCAATGACAATAAGTGGTAAAGGTGTTcagttgaaatatgaaaagacCCCTTATCTTCTCACAGTCATAGATCTGTCAAGTAATAGATTTGAAGGAGAGATTCCAGAAGGTCCCGTTGGGAACCTAAGAGGCCTTGTTTTGCTGAACCTTTCCAACAACTCTCTCACTGGTCACATCCCCTCATCTTTAGGGGACTTGGCTTTTCTCGAATCGTTAGATCTCTCCCAGAACCAGCTCTCAGGAAGGATCCCGAGTAATTTAGCACAACTCACTTTCCTTGCATATTTTAATGTATCCCATAACCATCTCTCCGGGCCTATACCACTTGGCAAACAATTCGATACATTCCAGGAGGACTCGTACGAAGGAAACTCAGGTCTGTGTGGAAAGTCTCTGCCAAAGAAATGTGAAGATTCTGAGAGCTCAACGCGGCCACCATCATCAATCGTGGGAGATGATGAAGACTCTGTATTTCAAATTGCACTAGATTGGTACGTGGTTGTGCCAGGAGTTGTTAGTGGTCTGATAGTTGGAGTGGTTGTTGGGAACATATGGACAACAAAGAAGCACGAATGGTTTGTGGAGACATTTAGTAGGAGGAGGAAGCCAAGAAGCACAAGGGCTAGGAGGGGACGCAGAACTTAG